One Dermacentor silvarum isolate Dsil-2018 chromosome 10, BIME_Dsil_1.4, whole genome shotgun sequence genomic window carries:
- the LOC119430893 gene encoding multidrug resistance-associated protein 1-like translates to MERYEDSAALTQHAAGLASQLLKCTTFGALLLFGPQQTAQNNYPRLQRGPYWTLLDVAHLALFLLPAALGFAKGCLTLGSGRRANALLLSSLTDATSDFALALSCMALLLVVWIRWRRCLPPSGFVCTLLGFLTTATLLDAVRECTYLRKNQEIALADDCISKGVLVVTYLLTVCTAGNFIGAGIRDHVISRPNSVHVYQGFLDEDSVSVFSKIACLSLFPTFREARKKKESSMLEIPLLRRGFHCRYMVEALTSRLPKGRTSRSRKPAFLTNVFKVLWIDALRVTLCTVAYFFCIFTRVPALELLIKTSGESHMIIASLLFVATCVGEWLISSYHMELLAIFGNRFRSLLQGTIFRKATLLSPAAAQPTGYVASLLGVDCLQLCNCAYSLPLPLCGALTLPLLFWMLSERAGVVPAICCAAWALVTLLAPLASLYAQKRFWDVEIKARDERLKSMTDLLCNIRVVKMYAWEDALQANVLSSREAEVKCLFAVNMLDAVLDSVCSSCSAVLMIILFSTMSVFEPDRVLSPELSFSCISLLYITDLTSTGLVLVFRNISKGSVALKRISSFCMAEEYDDRNKSQEKDCFRRIGAVNLKNCTVAWSSPTIKGAEPQLKNVTFDVEPGSLVGIVGFVGSGKSSLLSAILGDTQCLEGSVTCVGRIAYVPQLPNVHNMTIRDNILYGRPLHPSFYERVLRSCQLMNDLNKIPAGDAAEVGEKGTNLSGGQKQRISLARAAYSNSDVYLMDDPLNALDPLVANNIFRDVIGQSGLLRNKTRIMVCNQGTYLRHMDKIVFVHDKKAREYASLEELLRDPASPQNFHLSLGQKLQALGTS, encoded by the exons GCAGCCCTCACCCAGCACGCGGCTGGTCTTGCATCGCAACTGCTCAAGTGTACCACATTCGGTGCGCTGTTGCTCTTCGGTCCGCAGCAGACAGCGCAGAACAATTACCCCCGCTTACAGCGAGGTCCTTACTGGACGCTGCTGGATGTTGCCCACTTG GCGCTGTTCCTGCTGCCCGCTGCCCTTGGATTCGCTAAGGGTTGCCTCACCCTGGGCTCGGGTCGTCGGGCGAACGCCCTGCTGCTCTCATCCCTGACCGACGCCACGAGTGACTTTGCTCTGGCCTTGTCATGC ATGGCCCTGTTGCTTGTCGTGTGGATACGATGGAGGCGTTGCCTTCCACCGTCGGGGTTCGTATGCACGTTGCTGGGATTCTTGACTACAGCTACGCTTCTCGACGCAGTGCGAGAATGCACGTATCTGCGAAAGAATCAG gAAATCGCTCTCGCTGACGACTGCATCAGCAAAGGCGTCCTAGTCGTCACCTACTTGCTGACGGTCTGTACAGCCGGAAATTTCATTGGCGCTGGCATACGTGACCACGTCATCTCCAGGCCAAACTCCGTTCAC GTCTACCAAGGGTTTCTGGACGAGGACAGCGTATCGGTCTTCTCCAAGATAGCATGCCTGTCTCTCTTCCC GACGTTCCGTGAGGCGAGGAAGAAAAAAGAATCTTCGATGCTGGAAATTCCGTTGCTGCGAAGGGGCTTCCATTGCAGATACATGgtagaggccctgacgtcacggctGCCAAAAGG GCGCACGTCTCGGTCCAGGAAGCCGGCTTTCCTGACCAACGTGTTCAAGGTGCTGTGGATCGACGCATTGCGCGTGACTCTGTGCACGGTGGCTTACTTCTTTTGCATCTTTACAAGAGTTCCTGCACTCGA aCTACTTATCAAGACCAGTGGCGAAAGCCACATGATCATAGCATCGCTGCTCTTCGTGGCAACTTGCGTGGGAGAGTGGCTCATCTCTTCTTACCACATGGAGCTGCTGGCTATCTTTGGCAACCGCTTCAGATCTCTTCTGCAAGGAACAATCTTCCGAAAG GCGACGCTGCTCTCCCCGGCGGCTGCCCAACCTACTGGGTACGTGGCCTCCCTTCTGGGTGTGGACTGCCTGCAGCTGTGCAACTGCGCGTACTCTCTGCCGCTGCCCCTTTGCGGTGCCCTGACGCTGCCGCTGCTCTTCTGGATGCTCTCGGAGAGGGCGGGAGTGGTGCCCGCCATCTGCTGCGCAGCCTGGGCGCTCGTCACGCTCCTCGCACCCTTGGCCTCCCTGTACGCACAGAAGCGCTTCTGG GATGTGGAAATTAAGGCCCGCGACGAGAGGCTGAAATCCATGACGGATCTCCTGTGCAACATCCGCGTCGTGAAGATGTACGCCTGGGAAGACGCTCTGCAGGCGAATGTGCTCAGCTCGCGGGAGGCAGAGGTGAAGTGCCTGTTTGCTGTGAACATGCTCGACGCTGTCCTGGACTCCGTGTGCAGCTCCTGCAGCGCCGTG CTGATGATCATCCTGTTTTCAACGATGTCAGTGTTTGAACCCGACCGTGTACTCAGCCCGGAGCTCTCTTTCTCATGCATTTCCTTGTTGTACATCACCGACTTGACGAGCACTGGCCTTGTTCTAGTCTTCAGGAATATAAGCaag GGTTCAGTTGCGCTGAAGCGGATCTCTTCGTTTTGTATGGCCGAAGAGTATGACGACAGAAACAAGTCGCAAGAGAAGGATTGTTTTAGAAGGATTG GGGCCGTCAACCTCAAAAATTGCACAGTAGCGTGGAGCAGCCCTACCATAAAGGGCGCTGAGCCTCAACTAAAGAACGTCACGTTTGACGTCGAACCCGGATCACTTGTGGGAATCGTTGGCTTCGTCGGCAGTGGAAAGTCGTCGCTGCTGTCTGCCATTCTCGGAGACACGCAGTGCCTCGAAGGCAGTGTGACATGCGTG GGACGCATAGCGTACGTGCCTCAATTGCCGAATGTACACAACATGACCATCCGGGACAACATCCTGTACGGCCGGCCTCTGCATCCCAGCTTCTACGAACGCGTGCTTCGCAGCTGCCAGCTAATGAATGACCTCAACAAGATTCCTGCGGGAGATGCGGCCGAAGTAGGAGAAAAG GGCACAAATCTCAGTGGCGGACAGAAACAGCGGATCTCACTGGCTCGCGCTGCGTACAGCAATAGTGATGTCTACCTCATGGACGATCCACTCAATGCACTGGACCCTCTGGTAGCCAACAACATATTCCGCGATGTGATTGGACAGTCCGGGCTTCTCAGAAACAAG